A genomic window from Manduca sexta isolate Smith_Timp_Sample1 chromosome 5, JHU_Msex_v1.0, whole genome shotgun sequence includes:
- the LOC115449274 gene encoding uncharacterized protein LOC115449274, producing the protein MCVCVRNARSSGNVVFGDYERDELECKVSIEQLAAGAECEPAVLLMPIADVLLHPEYKHFRVRHSLALLKMITTIKSDYMLPVCLPFKNFILEKSGKQTKNKFYHLDFISDVPRDFVEEDKEVTRVMLLPRELCFLYDDPVNGTRKLKSRVACTTGCGFHSGAPTLVHEHTGHWSLVALSQGGSPCPDPLRSRRPPAPPRHILIHPYVPWITAAITGKAVGAFAKDDPFGFIMPRASLYDYVGHGWSGHWWMGGLRCYDRGDAADDIFKFYHEVFQVKPSTETFLTYYLEIDAARDTMIICVKVGVPYRIGHPKVWELDSPEARIRIPLLHFYHMYKLQVEGWAYNSTSASESSSSSSTSSSSEY; encoded by the exons atgtgtgtgtgtgtgcgtaatGCTCGTTCCAGCGGTAACGTGGTGTTCGGTGACTACGAGCGCGACGAGCTGGAGTGCAAGGTGAGCATCGAGCAGCTCGCGGCGGGCGCGGAGTGCGAGCCGGCCGTGCTGCTGATGCCCATCGCGGACGTGCTGCTGCACCCCGAGTACAAGCACTTCAGGGTGCGCCACAGCCTCGCGCTGCTCAAGATGATCACCACCATCAAGTCCG ATTACATGCTGCCAGTGTGTCTGCCGTTCAAAAACTTCATACTGGAGAAGAGCGGGAAACAaaccaaaaacaaattttatcatCTAGACTTCATAAGTG ACGTTCCGAGGGACTTTGTCGAGGAGGACAAGGAAGTGACTCGGGTGATGCTGCTGCCGCGCGAGCTCTGCTTCCTATACGACGACCCTGTG AACGGCACTCGCAAGCTGAAGAGTCGCGTGGCGTGCACGACGGGCTGCGGGTTCCACTCCGGCGCGCCCACGCTGGTCCACGAGCACACTGGACACTGGTCGCTCGTCGCTCTCTCTCAAG GTGGCTCCCCCTGCCCAGACCCGCTCCGCTCTCGGCGCCCCCCGGCGCCGCCCCGCCACATCCTGATCCACCCTTACGTGCCGTGGATCACCGCTGCCATCACCGGCAAGGCGGTCGGCGCCTTCGCTAAAGACGATCCATTTG GGTTCATAATGCCGCGCGCGTCGCTGTACGACTACGTGGGCCACGGGTGGAGCGGGCACTGGTGGATGGGTGGGCTGCGGTGCTACGACCGCGGGGACGCCGCCGACGACATCTTCAAGTTCTACCACGAGGTGTTCCAGGTCAAGCCGTCCACCGAGACCTTCCTCACTTATTACCTCGAG ataGACGCTGCTCGTGACACGATGATCATATGCGTGAAGGTGGGCGTGCCGTACCGCATCGGGCATCCCAAAGTGTGGGAGTTAGACTCTCCTGAAGCTAGG ATCCGCATCCCGCTGCTGCACTTCTACCACATGTACAAGCTGCAGGTGGAGGGCTGGGCGTACAACTCCACCAGCGCCTCCGAGTCctcgtcatcatcatcaacatcatcctCATCAGAGTACTAA
- the LOC115449282 gene encoding chymotrypsin-1, protein MACVFLIVFSSVVFTASASLFSSVPSEGRQQWERIVGGTKAPNGSYPYQVSLRFWGVWHFCGASLVTPRVILTAAHCVDRAKPEYFKAVVGTNQLRAGGTAYDIRKVVVHEQYDDDVIVNDIAILFTEEEVQFGKTVDAIELNDEPLQKGEELILTGWGTTSYPGKLPNDLMQLHLKSITYEECKSAHDGVNAVFDTQLCALTREGEGACHGDSGGPLVREGRQVGVVSWGIPCARGKPDVYTRVESYMRWIEKTLYDDDEDHLKYLNRPKTRRLDAM, encoded by the exons ATGGCGTGTGTATTTCTCATCGTGTTCTCCAGTGTTGTATTTACTG CGAGTGCATCATTGTTCTCGTCTGTGCCGAGCGAGGGCAGACAGCAGTGGGAGCGCATCGTGGGCGGCACGAAAGCTCCGAACGGCTCCTACCCGTACCAGGTGTCGCTGCGGTTCTGGGGCGTGTGGCACTTCTGCGGCGCGTCGCTCGTCACGCCGAGGGTTATACTCACCGCCGCGCACTGTGTCGACAG AGCGAAGCCAGAGTACTTCAAGGCGGTGGTGGGCACGAACCAACTCCGCGCGGGCGGCACCGCCTACGACATCCGCAAGGTAGTTGTGCACGAACAGTACGACGACGACGTCATCGTCAACGATATAGCGATACTCTTCACTGAGGAGGAGGTGCAGTTCGGAAAGACGGTAGATGCTATCGAGCTGAACGATGAGCCGCTGCAGAAGGGCGAGGAGTTGATACTCACTGGATGGGGTACTACATCG TACCCCGGCAAGCTACCGAATGACCTGATGCAGCTGCACCTCAAGTCGATCACGTACGAGGAATGCAAGTCAGCGCACGACGGCGTCAACGCCGTGTTCGACACGCAGCTCTGCGCACTCACCAGGGAGGGAGAGGGTGCCTGCCAC GGTGATTCAGGAGGCCCGCTGGTGAGAGAAGGACGACAAGTAGGAGTGGTGTCCTGGGGCATCCCGTGTGCCAGGGGAAAACCGGACGTCTACACCAGG GTGGAGTCGTACATGCGCTGGATCGAGAAGACCCTGTACGATGACGACGAGGATCACCTCAAGTACCTGAACCGACCCAAGACGCGGAGACTCGACGCTATGTAA